The Quercus robur chromosome 3, dhQueRobu3.1, whole genome shotgun sequence DNA segment TTCTAAAGGAATCCCCTctccattgtaactatcaaGTTATCCACTTTGTGACATTATTTGTTGGTCCCTCctctatttttaattaatactattttttttgtaatcctACAAATTTAGGTTCAAACTGGTTGAGAATTATCTTCTCGAATTCATTAGGTTGCAATTTATATGACAAaccatgtgtattatttaaatgagtcacataattcatttaaaatttttgcgaCAAAAACTACATATTAATGGTTTCTTCAATCGTTATATAATGTGTTGAAAGAAAATAGCTCAAACTAATTTGGAGctaaactttttccttttgtttttgtttttttaccttATAAAAGATTAATTGATTCATACTTTTCTTATGAGTAATTAATACATACTTTCTGTTATTCTAATTTGTCAATGCGTGTGCATGAGAAAGTTATACCAATTTTTAACTTGTGCTTCCTTAATTTGCAGAAAGTGATACCAATGTGGAAGGAATTGGAGTACTACAAGGAGTACCAAAACAAGTTGAGAGCCTATGTTGGTAAAGACAAGGCAAATGAGATTTTGAGTGAGGCCTTATATTTGATGAGCCTAGGAACAAACGACTTCCTAGAGAACTATTACTTATCCCCTAAACGGAAGTCTCAATTCACAGTCCAACAGTATGAGGATTTTCTCATTGGACTTGCTGGAAATTTCATCAGAGAATTGTATAGTCTTGGAGTTCGGAAAATATCGCTCACTGGACTTCCTCCAATGGGGTGTTTGCCACTGGAGAGAACCATAAATATTTTGGGTCAAAATGAATGTGTGGAGAAATTTAACAATGTGGCGCTGGAATTTAATGGGAAGTTAGATGGTTTGGTGAAAAGGCTAAATAAGGAGCTTCCAGGGCTCAGATTACTATCTGTAGATGTATACAAAATTCTCGATCAAATCATCAAGAAACCTTCTTTATATGGTAAGTTCATACTCCTTGTACTTACTGTAATttggttttacttttttttttttttttttttagctgaattAATTTGGTATTCTTGTTTATGATTGTGATTAACAATGATattcctcccttttttttaataagtaggtaataattttccttttaagtatattaaattaaatgactttggattctcaaaaaaaataaatacttatatttttctctaaatataaaatgtaatattttttttaattagttatttgacttgtttaaataattcaCATAAACAATCTTATAAATAAACATGTATgtaataagttgaaaaaaaatattcttctttATTGGTTTATTAGAGGTAATCTTTGTTCTATATCTAATACCTTTCCTATTATTTGGTTGAGGATGAGTGAAGGGGACACATAGATTTTgcttgttagattttttttaataaaaaatttaaaaatatggtCCAAATCAACGATTATATTTCATTGGGTTAGGACTTAAAAGAGACCAAGGAAAACTCATATCCTAGCTCATGACTTACATCATGTTttgttacatatatatatatatatatatatataaattggaATGAGATTGGTAGATTATAAGGACTGGAATACAATGAAAtgaaatatgatatttttttctttaaaaaattaaaaaaagtatgatatatatatatatatattaagaattgaaagaaaataaatatgtaGGTTAGGGAAATATAAATATATCCATCCAATGAACTCTTCTCCCTCTCACATGAGAAAGAGGAGCTGTAGTTGAGGACTCTACACAGACCTGGTTCGTGTGAAAGTAGAGACTCACCACATGGTGAGTTATGGCACAAAATTGTACCAAATcatgtatctctagcattactctcATGAATAATGCAGAATGGATTCATGTGAGAGTAGAGTGGAGTCACGTGGCAAGTTATGGCACAAAATTGTACCAAATcatgtatctctagcattactctcATGAATAATGCAGAATGGATTCGTTTGAGAGTAGAGTGGAGTCCATAACTTCTCTGTATTGACCATTGACAGAGATTTACAACTTGACACTATAGGTGAGAATGGACCTTTACCATAGGTGATGGACATAAGTCCACATCTCTACCATCATTGTTACTCTTTTCCTCCCCTGAATTAGTTAGTCACTTATTACTAATCATAAATAAAACCATATGCAACTAGACATAAAAGAAGttgtttattctttctttatatatttcgATGATGAAGGAAGAGTGTGAATATTGACTATtgttagtaaagaaaaaaaattattaaaaaaataaagaaaatttgatattttaatgaaatatagtataaaatagatattttGATGTGTAATATTTTGCACGAACTAATGCGAATGTTTTGTGCCCCAAAATTAAAGCCGGCTCTACTTACTCTACTAATCCAATTTGAAACAAACAATACATGTcaggttttgtttttattttatttttcctctactCGTAAGTTCTTCAGTTATAACAAATATGAAATTCGTTGTGGATTGGCAGGATTTGACGTTGTAGGAAAGGGATGTTGTGCTACAGGCAAATTCGAATTGAGTTACCTCTGCAATAAGCTCAGTCCGTTTACTTGTTTGGATGCGAATAAGTATGTCTTTTGGGATGCCTTCCACCCTACAGAGAAAACAAATCACATAATCGTTAATAGTTTTCTTGATAAGCTTCTAGCATATTTTCGTTGATTACTTTCAtccaaaaataacaataaataaataaaaaatctctgATTTTTGTTGTGGTTGATTACCATAATAtctcaattaaaatatttatttatttatttataatgatggATTTCTTTATCAATTTGTTTGGTTTTAGATTTTGTCCTTATTCTGTAATATAACAACAATGGCTCTATTATAATTCAACGATAGAGGTCCAAATCCAATGGCAATTGGAATCTCaacatgattttatttatttatttattgaccTAGCTTACctgaatttgttattttttttttttttttggtatttatcCACTGAAATGTTTGAGCCTAAATTAATGAGGAGAGATTGGATCTGATGTCTAATTGCATTAGACCCGTTACGATGGTAACACCTGTGCATTTTTTTGTCACATCTCATTATTTTACTGGATTCAATGCATTGGACCTAAGCTAAGTCCATTAGTGAGAGTGAGAGTACATATTagagtgggaaaaaaaatctacagTTCTAATTCAAACCAAgctatcaagaaaaaaaaaatggttattaAGCAAAAAGTTGAAGCCAAGGGAttctgtattaaaaaaaaaaaaaagttcaagccaaggaggaaatatttttttggcaagagtggaataatataattatttacatattttctcaaagttttttttaaattacacatGTAATTTAAGCAATATATCACtaatcaatttatattttctttatcaaaaaaaaaaaaaaaaacattttcttcttacaGCCTCTactaaatattttcaagtgcAAATTATACTTTTCTACCCTAAACTATCACCCTAATTATACTTACcttttaaattatcaaaatgcGCATGATTGACCCCCCaaagttataattttatttcaataccCTTCCTACTGTTTGTTTTATATGAATGATAAAGGAATTTATATGAGTGATAAATTAAATGTACATCAAAGGCATCATTCGCTACGTTAGCACTTCCTCAATAATAAAGTGGATTAGTCTGTTtattagaccaaaaaaaatatatatatatagtgtcgATACCTGATTTACATTCAACTCAAtggcatgatttttttttttttttttttttttttttttgcgtgcGCTCCCCTAATCTAAGTTGAGCAATAAATTTGCAAACCGTAGCTATTGGATCGGGGATTCTTTTATGCTTAAGGAAGGTATTAGCAGGCACATATATAATACATAATTTTCAAGTATGATGGGAAGAACTGGCTAGCTGGGTAGCGTCATTCTCTTATCATGTTGTGTGTTGTGGACTTTTGCGGGGATTGGCTCCATGTAAGTCTTCCTATATATGTGTGATGCTTTCGCTTGAAAAATAAAGCTTACGAACTATACTTGATGTGAATGGTCTATTTTAGAGCTTGCTCTAATTTCTTGAAGAGGGGTAGTTCCTTCCATTCCTAGTTCTCTACCTTTTGGACTACTTTGGGCAGCTTCCTTCTAGGCTAGTCCAGCCCTAGCTAATAGAGCTAGTTTCTCTGAAGCTTACCAAGAACTTCTTACTGTAGAAGActttctgtctctctctcctctataCTTCATCTCTTTCTATgaattcctttaattttttgaggatTGTCAATGTCCTTAATGAGGTTCAAACTCGCCATTTATATATAGTGAAAATCATTGTTTCATTCCTCTTAATTAAAATGTTACTcaattctctacaaatttatgtTTGGTCATTTTTCCGTGTTTGCGATGAATTGTATGTGCAGTGAGATGTTAGAACACTCTGCCCGACAATGTATTAAATTTTGGTGGCTACTAGCTAGAAGGTTATTGATTCTGCTCCTCGGCCGCGCATATACTGCATGTGCGGAAGCTATGTTGTTTGGCTTTCATGCCTCTATCAGGAAACTAAACTTAAAATACACACAAAATTAGTATTGAACTTGAAAACCGTGCAAAACTTATCATGCATGATAATGTATGTGTGTGGTTGGGTTTACACCTTTTTAGATTCAAGCTATATATCTTGAATCAATTTTCACGTTTTGTTGGATATAATTCTTTTCTCCACTATAATTTTCAAGAATGGTCTAGTAATTTTTTGATGTTGCAAGTGATACCACAATGAGAAAGCTCCATAGGTTTCTATAGAAACTGTATGGAACATGGCATCGAAATTTGTTtagatataattataataagttCGGTTAATGGGTGCTCTTAAGTCATTTGttaattgataattttaagaaagttttgataccatttttatgagaaatattaaaaaaaaattgtaaaaagttattaacatttttctttttccataaaaaatttctaaaaatatataataaaccAATGTCCTTAAGCATCCATCAACCTTTTCCAATTATATTTGGCAATGGATCATTTCAATATTAGAACACGTGATTACTAAAATGTATGAgttataagataatttttgacaaattaattcaaaatgTGTACTACAAATTGCATAGGACATTGATAAGTATCAAGAAAAGCATAGAGAACTATAATGAATTTATTGCAAAccaatgaattattattattttaaaacccTTGTTAACAAGACCCATAtattatactatataataaatttgtgtcTTGGAAgccataattttgtttttccttacaaTTGGTTGTTTTCTCTTTGCTGCACTCTACTTGCAGCAAGTGGTTATAAAATAGATTGGGGTGATTTGAGAGTAGGATGAATTTTTATGTGTGTCTAGTGTCTTTGTAGACCCTTTGTGACTCTCCTTTAATTTCGTGTTTGTAAAAACTCTATCTGTTTGTTTTAGTAATGAATCTCCTTTTATgcccaaaacaaaataaaaacaaaaaactaggaattttattattaacatTATGCGAATCAATACTAGATAGTGGATAACTAAAACCACCACACATCCGATGAGCTCAATGCAATGTtgcaaaattttggtggggacaagtTGGGAATGATATGAAGATTCATTGGAAAAGCTAGGTAAATTATCTCAGCCTAAGAAAGAGGGCGGGATGGGTTTTCGGGATTTGAGATATTTCAACATAGCTATGTTAGCAAAGCAAGGTTGGAGAATGTTGCATGACTAGGATTCACTTATTTTCCAGTGTTTCAAAGCTATATATTTTCCACGGTGCCACTTTCTTGATCCTATTGAGTCACCCAATAACTCTTATGTATGAAAAAGTATTATGGCAGCAATACCTATGTTGAAGAGTGGATGTTGTTGGAGAGTAGGAAATGGGTTATCCATTAGAGTACATGCAGATAAATGGATTCCAAATCACGTAACAAATAAAGTTCTCTATCTGATGCATGAGGAGTGGCAGGTTTCTAACCTCATAGATCCAAATTTAAATTGGTGGAGGCGTGATCTCATCATGGCAACCTTTCATAGGAAAGATGCCGAGGCCATTTGCAAAATATATACTACTAAGTCATAGGTTTGTGTTTGACTCAGTTGTATGGCTTAATAATAAGAATGGTATGTATTCTGTTCAATCCAGGTACCATGTGGCAAGGAAGGTTCTGAGAGAAGAGAATCGGGTTGAAAGCTCTAAGGATCCAATTGGCCAACAAGTATGGAGAAATCTTTGGAAACTTTGGGTTCCTAATAAAATCAAGGTTTTTGGATGGAGAGCATACCAAGAAATATCATAAAAAGAGCGCATCTATTGTTAATTCTTTATCCGCAGATGACATAGAAGGTAGTTTCCAATAGTAGTCTCCTTGTACCCTTTCAGCTAAAAGAAATTGTGATTTACTCATTGATTATTTGTTTGTGGTGTAATGGGGattgaaattatgtttttatgtgTTCAATTTTGGTTAGCAAGGTGTGGAATTTGTTTATGATTAGGGTCATTGTCAATGCCTCCTAGGTGTAACGGATACAACCATAAGACAAACATGTTACAAATGCCTATGTTTGTGGATAGCAGAGAGAAACATACACACAATGAATGATATTCTATTGAAAATATGTCCCATCTTAActccaaaaatatatttgatggAATAGCAACATTACAtacatatacaaaaaaatttcacaacagtTGAGTTAGGAAAATTTTACTAGTTCTTATCTGATCCAACTATTGACATTTGACACCACTTTTTTTAGCTATTAATAACAATCTACTATATTAGCTGTTGTGAAAATttctgtcaatttttttttttttttgctttttgtgtttatagacTTTCTCTTTGATGGAAGTGACCAATTAAGCAATTTTGCATAAAGCTAATGATTGCAATTGAATAATTTAGTCCAATAATCCCCCTTTATGCCTCTTTACGTAATTAAACTATTTCTCCTTTTCTATTGCAATCACctttaccttcttctttttttccttcaaaaaaaaaaaaaccattaccttctttttttcGCTACCTATGAATGCCCAATTCATTGGGTTGGTGTCTTGGTGGATTGATTTCTTTTTGTGAAAAACGGTGATTCATCATTCATTCCACTAGTTCAACTAACACTTCGAGCTGCAAGTTGGACATAAAATTATCATGTAGGCATCAAGTGTGAGACCTTTTCTAAAACCATACCATATATTAGTCCAGACTTGTAAATCCAAGATCGGCCTTATTATCACAAACATCAGGCTATAATTTGaggttgaaagttcaaatagtgtataaaacacccttgaacgtttagaccctcaataacaaaaataccaattcaagctttatgacaaacaataagtgtgcggaaaatgaacacaagctataaacagaattggtaaacaatctaagccaattaaaatcacatccacagcagaaaataaaaggcaaagattgtgggaagagagatgaaaacacaaggacaacacaacgatgtgttatcgaagaggaaaccgaagccctcagcgtaaaacctctccgccgccctccaagcgataagtaatccactagaaaatgtagttgggatacatgaacagcaatagaccctccaagcctaatctacccagtgtacttaagccctccaagcttcttgctccaataaggttgcgccgaacctatttcttttctagcttcccgaattctgctacttgaccacagcatcaaccaatgtgaaattggctccttcctaactacttcccagaacaccaaacagccctctcacagaaatggatatggtgagaaaaggttttggtaaaaggcctctcaaggatttaacaatggagaggaagagagtagaggaatttaaagagtctcttttgtgaaaattgtggatgaatcaatcttgttttactctagggtttctctctcaaaattctctctggaagctctcttacttTCGTGggtatgaggggtatttatacttaggtgagaatggaatgtgaagaatcaggtttttcaaaacagggctggcttgTGGCTTGTCCTCGCGGCTTccctgagtcgcgagatccagctgcgaaatttcttcacactatctcactcactacccttacaaaaaccccaccaaaatacaggattactaattgctgaaatacaagcaaatttggcacggaataaagccaacaaaatggttgatcaaattcaaccttacagaggTATTGGGGCCGAAGTTAGCTTTTTCTTCATTCTAGCCCAAACTATCGGGGCCTGAAATTTGAGACCAACAAAGCCTTAACTGGATGTTGAAAACTATGTCCAACATGAATGGCCTTTTGACAGATTTAggtaaaaagaatataaatttaTCTTACTTCTTACCAGATTGAGGGTCAAATTAAGTATTATGATAAATAACCAAGAGcattataactcaactaaaatcTCTTGGTATTTTTAGTTGAGACATCTAGGGCTTAAATTCTCTCTCCCCAAatataacaattgaattataaaatttagaaagttaaggttttttgttttttggtctaTCATAACTTATAATGGCTTAGGAAGTAAAGTAAGGCTTTAATATTAGCTCTTTATTGTTTTGAGTGTTTCACATATTAGATTGAATAGTGTTTTAAAATTCTGGATTTATAAAGTATGAATAgaaaattgtaattattttctCCTAAAAACtcgatattttaaaattatttttaattttaataaccCTTTAAAACTTCTCTACTCCTTTAGCTAAAAGTGCACAAATATTTGTCAAATTGTGGTGTGAATGGAACAGGTTCCTCCttttaaccaaaaccaaactcACCTTGATGTATGTAGTGAATCTGTGTAATTAAATTATCTAAACtgcttaataaaatatttaataaaaaactcCTTTTCTCCCTTCTATGTTACTAGTCATATAAGGCCAAATACTGAGGCATGTGCTAAGGCAACTGGTGCATTAGGGTTTTCTGTGTAATGCACAACTGTACGCATTGGGGTGTGTACTGGGGTGCATGGATTGCTGTTGTGTTGTACGTGGGTTGTTGTTGTGAGGTGTGTGGGCTGCTGATGTGATGGCTTCAGGGGTAGTTAGTCAGTTAGGCAGTTAGAGTAGGGGGTTATGGGTAGTTAATTAGTTGCCTACTTATTGTTAATGCATTGATTAGTGAGATGTAATCCTTGATTAAGGAATTAGTTAGTTACCATGGATTTTGTTACATAAATAGGTTGGATTGTACTAACTggatcataaaaaataacacgtTGATTCATTGCTTCCTTTACTGctctgttctctctctttctcactttttctctacATTCCTTCATTCTTAGAGCCTGGTTGTCCTTGAATTCAGCTAATCCTTGTTAGATTATTTAGGATCttatcaattggtatcagagcaggcttGTCCTGTGATTACAAGTTCCATCATGACTAAAACCCGCTCAACTATAATTCTCAATGAAACCATAGCTTCCCTAAAATCCACCACAAATCACCACAACAAATACATCCaagaaattcataaaattacCAACATCCATGCCCGTACCTTGAATGAAATGAGTCAACAATTGACTACCATTTTACAGAAATTAAGTGCAGTGGATAATGCTGAGCACAGCCCTAAGAATTCACATATTTCATAAGGCCGTACCTGTCACAATCTTGTTTCAAGTTTGTTGAGACCAGTGAAATTGGATTTTCCTAGATTCTGTGGAGAGGAGCCAACTTCTTTGATCTACAAAGCTAATCAGTATTTCAAGTATTACAGAATTCCAAAATCTGAGAAGTTGATGATGGCATCTTTCCATATGGAGGGAGAAGCCTTGGTCTGGTTTCAAGAAGGAGAAGATGCTGGAGTTTTTGGTAATTGGGAGGCCTTGGTTTAACTAATGCTAATTCAGTTTGGGTCTATAGCTTATGATGATCCAATGGAGGCCTTAACTAGGTTGAGGCAGACTTCATCTATGGCTCTATATAAAGGTGAATTTGAAGCTTTGGCTAATAGGATTAAGGGCTTGTCTCCATAGCACAAATTGAGCTGTTTCTTAGGGCTTGTCTCCCACCCCATCTCCGCTCTGCCCCGCATTGataagggttaaattgtaaattttttataccttaaaaccctactatttaaacaaacatatcattagcttattttattctacccaacaTGGCTCTCTacccctttttttctctctaccaagGTTGAAAATAAGGTAGAAATGTAacgttttcttttgtctttattaaaaacaaatttatatactattgtatctttaattttgtattatgtGATTTTTTGCTGTTGTGATATTGTCTCGTTAAACActtgtataatatttttcagtttttgctaaatattagtttgatttgatgtaaaaaatttatttacaatttcaagtatatattttactaatgaaaaaggttttgctaaaaaaattgtaacaattaTGGGCAGATTAATaagaagtagagttttacggggtggggcggggcttcgcagggccccaaggggcggggatgggcaATTAAATTTTTTCGTAATGCAAGGCAGGGCGGGGATAAGGCAAGACAAAATCATGCGGTGCAAGGGCAAAGACCCCATTCTTCAGCCCCACCctgccccattgccatccctactccactcattgtgttccaaatTCTAATCCCATAAAAAGGTCCACTAACATGTTATTATAGACTCACACACACCCTAATATGAATCTAGCATTCAATGTGGCATATCATCCCATTGCAACACATGATATAAGGTCTTACCATTCATCTAATCAGTCCATGCATTATATCCAAGGGGAGTAAGCATCTCATAAGGAAGTAGCATCAACAAGGCACTAACATCAATCGAATTCCTAACATGCAAGCATAGAGCATCATGGCATCAACCAAACATACTTATCGTCCAAAACAAACGCATGTTCATGTGATTATGCATAACTTACCTCACTTCATCACAACACCTATTATGGGCATAAGCACTTGCGATGAGTGGCTTCCTCGTGGGAAGTACGCCTCGGCCTAGGGTGGACCAAGCGGAGGGTGAAATTGGAGTcaccacctagattaggtctaggaaacatatatatatatatatatatatatagcgcCCTTATGTGAAGCACTACTCTTTACTAGAGCATATGTCCGGAAtttaggtatggggatgggAAGATGTTAGGCACTCAACCCCACCCAACTCGTAAGTCGGCATCCACTCATTATGTTCCAAATCCTTGTCCTATCAAAGAGTTT contains these protein-coding regions:
- the LOC126719573 gene encoding GDSL esterase/lipase At2g04570-like — translated: MAYRYITPWLLVVAELLILVSITESKVPAIIVFGDSTVDAGNNNVVPTLLKSNFRPYGRDFAGGRPTGRFSNGRIPPDFISEAFGLKPTVPAYLDPAYNISDFATGVCFASAGTGYDNATSDVLKVIPMWKELEYYKEYQNKLRAYVGKDKANEILSEALYLMSLGTNDFLENYYLSPKRKSQFTVQQYEDFLIGLAGNFIRELYSLGVRKISLTGLPPMGCLPLERTINILGQNECVEKFNNVALEFNGKLDGLVKRLNKELPGLRLLSVDVYKILDQIIKKPSLYGFDVVGKGCCATGKFELSYLCNKLSPFTCLDANKYVFWDAFHPTEKTNHIIVNSFLDKLLAYFR